Proteins from one Nitrospirota bacterium genomic window:
- a CDS encoding radical SAM protein yields MYSPFRNIGSVFYKRRPIHLTFFVTRRCNLRCPFCFYLMQKEESVNNQPELTLEEIGNVSSSMGSLLWLAFSGGEVFLRKDIVEISKIFYKNNKPSIMLYPTNGMLPEVIKDTTEEILKHCKKSIVVVKLSLDGLYSAHDTLRRSPGSFEKTMQTYEVLSEFLSKYPNFELGINTVFCSENQDDINEIIKFVSGLNMIRTHTLSMIRGDIKDESFKNVDIEKYHNAVEKMEKNLKEKMASIYRFRGARLKAAQDILQRRLIYQTMLERRRLIPCYAGKLNLVLTETGDVYPCESLNRKMGNVRDCDYNMGKVLRSAGAKKVIHSIQKNGCYCSHECYFMTNILFNPRMYPALAKEYLQL; encoded by the coding sequence GTGTATTCACCGTTTCGCAATATTGGCTCTGTATTCTACAAGAGGAGGCCCATCCATCTTACCTTCTTTGTAACCAGAAGATGTAACCTCAGGTGCCCTTTCTGTTTCTATCTTATGCAGAAAGAGGAATCTGTGAACAACCAGCCCGAGCTTACTCTTGAAGAAATTGGAAATGTTTCCAGCTCGATGGGGAGTCTTCTATGGCTCGCCTTCTCAGGGGGCGAGGTCTTTCTCAGAAAAGACATTGTTGAAATAAGCAAGATTTTCTACAAAAATAATAAGCCCTCCATAATGCTTTATCCCACTAACGGTATGCTTCCTGAAGTGATCAAAGACACAACAGAGGAGATACTCAAGCACTGCAAAAAGAGCATTGTAGTGGTAAAGCTTTCCCTGGATGGACTATATAGCGCTCATGATACTCTCCGGAGGAGCCCAGGAAGTTTTGAGAAGACAATGCAAACATATGAAGTGCTTTCTGAGTTCCTTTCGAAATATCCAAATTTTGAACTCGGAATAAATACGGTATTCTGCTCGGAAAACCAGGATGATATTAATGAGATAATTAAATTTGTCAGTGGTTTAAACATGATAAGAACTCACACGCTTTCGATGATACGCGGCGATATTAAAGATGAGAGTTTTAAAAATGTAGATATTGAAAAGTATCATAATGCTGTAGAAAAAATGGAGAAGAATCTCAAAGAGAAAATGGCGAGCATATATAGATTCAGAGGCGCCAGGCTCAAGGCTGCACAGGACATTTTGCAGCGAAGGCTTATTTATCAGACCATGCTTGAGAGGCGGAGGCTGATCCCGTGTTATGCCGGAAAACTGAATCTGGTTTTGACCGAGACCGGAGATGTTTATCCCTGCGAGTCTTTGAATCGAAAGATGGGAAATGTAAGAGATTGCGATTACAATATGGGAAAGGTGTTGCGGTCAGCAGGGGCAAAAAAAGTCATTCATTCAATCCAGAAAAACGGCTGCTACTGCTCCCACGAGTGCTATTTTATGACAAATATCCTGTTTAATCCGAGGATGTATCCCGCATTGGCAAAGGAATATCTGCAATTATAA
- a CDS encoding glycosyltransferase family 2 protein gives MGKSISVIIPNYNKSATIGKCLEAAFSSRYENFEVIAVDDCSTDNSLEVIKKFPCKLIQLKKHSGASKARNTGAENSRGEVLFFTDSDCLLKEDALALASKTIGGSKNIVIGGTYTRLPYDDSFFSTFQSIFINYSETRKKDPDYIPAHALIIDAQLFRDSGGFQEDSLPILEDVEFSHRLRRSGCKLVMNPEILVQHILFSFIFGSAAFLVPVPLIFAGNIVISRRLMAAFYETKGLFFTIAAILYYTMLYPLGLGAGALAGTMIYLFNHRRK, from the coding sequence ATGGGAAAAAGTATTTCCGTCATTATACCAAATTACAATAAAAGCGCCACAATAGGGAAATGCCTTGAAGCAGCATTTTCCTCAAGGTATGAAAATTTTGAGGTCATTGCTGTTGATGATTGCTCGACTGATAACTCATTAGAGGTAATAAAGAAATTTCCCTGCAAACTTATTCAGTTAAAAAAGCATTCCGGCGCTTCAAAGGCAAGGAATACAGGCGCAGAAAACAGCAGAGGGGAGGTGCTTTTTTTCACTGACTCAGATTGCCTTCTTAAGGAAGATGCGCTTGCACTTGCCAGTAAGACCATTGGTGGATCTAAAAACATTGTCATTGGAGGCACTTACACAAGGCTTCCTTATGACGACAGTTTTTTCAGCACCTTCCAATCCATATTTATAAATTACTCTGAGACCAGGAAAAAAGACCCGGATTACATCCCTGCCCATGCTTTGATTATTGATGCACAACTTTTCAGGGATAGTGGCGGATTTCAAGAGGACTCTCTTCCAATCCTTGAGGATGTAGAATTCAGCCACAGGCTTCGCAGATCTGGCTGCAAACTCGTTATGAACCCGGAGATACTTGTCCAGCATATATTATTTAGCTTCATTTTTGGAAGCGCAGCCTTTTTGGTGCCTGTTCCATTAATTTTCGCTGGTAATATAGTCATAAGCAGGAGATTAATGGCAGCATTTTATGAGACCAAAGGCCTGTTTTTTACGATAGCTGCAATACTTTATTACACAATGCTCTATCCATTGGGGTTAGGGGCAGGGGCTTTAGCCGGAACTATGATATATCTTTTTAATCATCGGAGGAAGTAG
- a CDS encoding MBL fold metallo-hydrolase, giving the protein MKPSFHTKLINGPFDDPGLYVRLLREGRALLFDSGFSTNLSTRDILKISDVFISHTHIDHFIGFDHILRLHLRKESPLRLYGPEGFIDRIEGKLRSYTWNLLEDYPLVINVLEVGEKAIKKATFTAKDFFQIKDEGHMPFSGLLVKDSLFKISAAILDHQVPCLAFSLEEEYHINIDKAKLTELNLPVGSWLRELKIAIREGKPDNTPVTVKGEKVTLRELKGIANITRGQKLSYVVDAVGSAENIEKIVNLVQGSDTLYIEASFMDKDRDRARQRYHLTAKEAGMIAREAGVGKLVVFHFSPKYIDNPEEIVKEAEGEFKGLA; this is encoded by the coding sequence ATGAAGCCATCTTTCCACACAAAGCTTATCAATGGGCCATTTGATGACCCGGGTCTCTATGTGAGACTCCTGAGGGAGGGCAGGGCATTGCTCTTTGATTCTGGTTTTAGCACGAATCTATCAACGAGAGACATTCTTAAGATAAGTGATGTATTTATATCCCATACCCATATTGACCATTTTATTGGCTTTGACCACATCTTAAGGCTTCACCTGAGAAAAGAAAGCCCTTTGAGGCTTTACGGCCCTGAAGGATTCATAGATCGCATAGAGGGCAAACTCAGAAGTTACACGTGGAATCTCCTGGAGGATTACCCCCTTGTTATTAATGTTCTGGAAGTCGGGGAGAAGGCCATTAAAAAAGCAACTTTCACAGCAAAAGACTTTTTCCAGATAAAAGATGAAGGCCATATGCCTTTTAGCGGGCTGCTTGTAAAAGATTCGCTTTTCAAAATTTCAGCCGCTATCCTCGACCACCAGGTCCCATGTCTGGCCTTCAGTCTTGAGGAGGAATATCATATAAATATTGATAAGGCCAAACTCACTGAGTTGAATCTTCCAGTGGGCTCATGGCTAAGAGAACTAAAGATAGCCATCAGAGAAGGAAAGCCTGATAATACGCCTGTCACAGTTAAAGGGGAAAAAGTTACACTCAGAGAGCTTAAAGGCATAGCAAATATAACCAGGGGCCAGAAGCTCTCCTATGTTGTTGACGCTGTGGGAAGTGCTGAAAACATAGAGAAGATTGTAAATCTTGTGCAGGGCTCAGATACCCTTTACATTGAGGCCTCTTTCATGGATAAGGATAGAGACAGGGCAAGGCAGCGCTATCATCTAACAGCGAAAGAAGCAGGTATGATTGCGAGGGAGGCTGGCGTGGGAAAGCTCGTTGTCTTTCACTTCTCGCCAAAGTATATCGATAACCCTGAGGAGATTGTAAAAGAGGCAGAGGGAGAATTCAAAGGATTAGCTTAA
- the galT gene encoding galactose-1-phosphate uridylyltransferase, translated as MPELRKDPIIGRWVIISVERGKRPTDYSIQVSKKKGGFCPFCTGNEHTCPPEIIAFRPDRSKPDTPGWTLRVVPNKFPALQIEGHLTKAGEGIYDRMNGIGAHEVIIENPHHELTLSTMPLNAVENVLLAYHYRIVDLKKDLRFKYVLIFKNEGDAAGASLEHSHSQLIALPIVPKQVKEEFDSAKQYYEYKERCIFCDIIRQEKESKLRIISENEDFVSISPFAPRAPFETWIFPKRHESNFIPDGNPSRLARLAEILQLTLKQIDRVLEVPPYNFMIHTSPFEDEINEYYHWHIEIMPKLTKIAGFEWGSGFYINPTTPEEAAKFMREAKI; from the coding sequence ATGCCTGAGTTAAGAAAAGACCCCATTATAGGAAGATGGGTCATAATATCGGTTGAGAGGGGCAAAAGGCCCACAGATTACAGTATCCAGGTATCCAAGAAAAAAGGCGGTTTTTGCCCTTTCTGCACCGGAAATGAGCACACATGCCCCCCTGAGATAATTGCCTTCAGGCCTGACAGGAGTAAGCCAGACACGCCTGGTTGGACATTAAGAGTTGTGCCAAACAAATTTCCGGCACTTCAGATAGAAGGTCATCTCACCAAAGCCGGAGAAGGCATCTATGACAGGATGAACGGCATCGGTGCCCACGAGGTAATAATAGAAAACCCTCACCATGAACTTACCCTGTCCACTATGCCTCTGAATGCAGTGGAAAACGTGCTCCTGGCCTACCATTACAGGATTGTAGACCTGAAAAAAGACCTCCGCTTTAAATATGTCCTCATCTTCAAAAATGAAGGAGATGCAGCAGGCGCCTCCCTCGAGCACAGCCATTCACAGTTAATCGCCCTGCCTATTGTTCCAAAACAGGTGAAGGAGGAGTTTGATAGCGCAAAGCAGTACTACGAGTATAAAGAGCGCTGTATTTTTTGTGACATAATACGTCAGGAAAAAGAAAGTAAACTTAGAATCATCTCTGAAAACGAGGATTTTGTTTCCATTTCGCCATTTGCACCGAGGGCGCCCTTTGAGACATGGATATTCCCGAAAAGACATGAGTCTAATTTTATTCCTGATGGAAACCCATCAAGACTTGCGAGGCTCGCTGAAATCCTGCAGCTCACCCTCAAACAGATAGACAGAGTGCTCGAGGTGCCTCCTTACAACTTCATGATTCACACATCCCCTTTCGAGGATGAGATAAATGAATATTACCACTGGCACATTGAGATAATGCCAAAGCTTACGAAAATAGCTGGTTTTGAATGGGGTTCAGGCTTTTACATAAACCCCACAACTCCTGAAGAGGCTGCAAAATTCATGAGAGAGGCGAAGATATGA
- the glgA gene encoding glycogen synthase GlgA — protein MTILIASPEAVPFIKTGGLADAVGALLKEYKKIGIDAAIILPLYKKIKTADRDFQLQSLNKRITVPLGDSLEEGKLWKGQTPEGVTAYFIENDKFYGRDELYGTPEGDYPDNASRFIFYSRGVLEAAKVLELKVDVIHCNDWQAGLIPVYIKTIYRDRFPKTATLISIHNLGYQGLFWHFDMPLTGLGWELFNMDGLEFYGKINFLKGGLVFADIVSTVSDTYAKEILTPDFGFGLDGVLRKRGKDLYGVINGLDGDEWNPEKDSYISANYSRMDISGKTLCKKSLIKEMGLSNNNLPLIGMVSRLSAQKGLDLVADSIEKIIDGARLIVLGKGDEPFHRVFLKLKEKYKGRIAVNIGFDNTMAHRIYAGSDIFLMPSMYEPCGLGQLIALRYGTIPVARKTGGLADTIVKYNRSKGDGTGFLFNGYNRREILKAIGRAIELFKDKKQWGEIVSNAMSQDFSWRTSAEKYLSLYKRALKKVG, from the coding sequence ATGACAATACTGATAGCTTCACCTGAGGCTGTGCCATTCATAAAAACAGGAGGGCTTGCAGATGCTGTGGGTGCCCTGCTTAAAGAGTATAAAAAGATTGGTATTGACGCTGCTATCATCCTCCCGCTTTATAAGAAAATAAAAACAGCAGATAGGGATTTTCAGCTTCAATCTCTTAATAAAAGAATAACCGTTCCCCTCGGTGATAGTCTTGAGGAAGGGAAGCTGTGGAAAGGACAAACACCAGAAGGGGTTACTGCTTACTTTATAGAAAATGATAAATTCTACGGGAGAGACGAGCTCTATGGCACCCCGGAGGGCGATTACCCTGATAATGCCTCGCGCTTCATCTTTTATTCGAGGGGGGTGCTTGAAGCTGCAAAGGTTTTAGAACTCAAAGTGGATGTTATACATTGCAACGACTGGCAGGCCGGGCTCATACCTGTGTATATAAAAACCATTTACAGGGATAGGTTTCCAAAGACTGCGACCCTCATCAGTATTCATAATCTCGGTTATCAGGGGCTGTTCTGGCACTTTGATATGCCGCTTACAGGCCTTGGCTGGGAGCTTTTTAACATGGACGGCCTTGAATTCTACGGTAAAATAAATTTTCTAAAAGGCGGTCTTGTATTTGCAGACATAGTCAGTACAGTGAGCGATACCTATGCAAAAGAGATTCTAACACCTGACTTCGGCTTTGGCCTGGATGGTGTATTGAGAAAAAGAGGGAAAGACCTTTACGGTGTAATCAATGGGCTTGACGGCGATGAGTGGAACCCTGAAAAAGACAGCTATATCTCTGCCAATTATAGTCGTATGGATATTTCAGGAAAAACCCTGTGTAAAAAAAGCCTTATTAAGGAAATGGGGCTGTCCAATAATAACCTGCCCCTCATAGGAATGGTTTCAAGGCTCTCTGCACAAAAGGGCCTTGACCTTGTGGCAGATTCCATTGAAAAGATTATTGATGGGGCCAGGTTAATAGTCCTCGGCAAAGGTGATGAGCCCTTTCACAGGGTCTTCCTGAAGCTAAAGGAAAAATATAAGGGCCGCATTGCTGTTAATATAGGTTTTGATAATACAATGGCTCACAGGATATATGCTGGCTCGGATATCTTTCTAATGCCTTCAATGTATGAGCCGTGCGGCCTCGGGCAGTTGATAGCACTACGTTACGGCACCATCCCTGTTGCAAGAAAAACAGGCGGCCTTGCTGATACAATTGTAAAATATAACCGATCTAAAGGAGATGGTACAGGCTTTCTATTTAACGGTTATAATCGTAGAGAGATTCTCAAGGCAATTGGAAGGGCCATTGAATTATTCAAGGACAAAAAACAGTGGGGCGAGATAGTCAGTAATGCCATGTCACAGGATTTTTCATGGCGCACATCAGCAGAAAAATATCTCTCCCTTTATAAAAGGGCATTAAAGAAGGTCGGGTAA